DNA from Rosa rugosa chromosome 6, drRosRugo1.1, whole genome shotgun sequence:
TAAGGCCGAAGTCTTAttctttaatatttattttatccGTTTAAGTGATTTCAGAGTGATTTTTGTTTAAGTGATTTCAGAGTGAGTTTTATTCTTATTCAGAGAAAATGCAAGAGGGTGGCGTGTAGTACTTGGGCCATTATACTTGATCCTAAGTACGGGAAACAAAAAGACGTTTTATTGACCCCCAAAAACACAATATTTAGTGACCAGAAATATTAGCTTTTTGAAGCCCAGAATATTGGAATTCCAGTGACAATGGTTCTTTTAAGGCCGAAGTCTTAttctttaatatttattttatccTTTTAAGGCCAAAAttccaatgaattttttttttgatctgaAGGGTCGTGAATTTTATTAACTCCATAATTTAATAAGAGGTTGAATCAGGGAGACAGAGTGGGAGAATTTGTAGTGAAAGAACTTATTGAAAACCAAAGGTCGTGAATTTTAATAAGAGGTATATGTGCTGATACAATGGTTGTAATTATAGTGAAGAGGTATGTCAAGAGGCATAATGGTTGATGATGATAACTATAAATTAAATGAGCGAGTTAACAGATAAAATTTTCCCACAAGAGGCACAATGGACAGACTTAGCAACTTTCCAGACGAGTTAGTAGACAAAATTTTGTGCATTTTGCCAATTCAGCAGGCTGTGAAGACATGTGTTTTATCAAGCACATGGCGGTATACATCAAATAGGCTTTCACAACTTGTGTTCGATTGGAAGCATAACGGGAATTGGAGCAACCCAGTGTTTGTCGAAATGGTTGATCACGTACTCTCAAATCATGTTGGGCCCATATACAGGTTTAAACTAGAGCATCGAGAGTTTCTAGACCCAAGTGACATTGATCGATGGATCTTTCATGTATCAAGAAACTCTGTCAAAGAGTTCATACTTGATATCTTCCAAAGGGAACCCTACAAGATCCCTGAATGTTTGTATTCCTGCCAAGATATTACATCTCTCACTTTATGTGGTTGCTTGCTAGATCCACCTCCTACATTCAGAGGATTCGTGAGCTTGAAGAGAATTGAATTTTATTACGTTTCCCTGGCCCAAGATGTATTTGACAATATGCTTGGTTACTGTCCTTTGCTTGAAGTGTTGATTCTGCAATGCTGTGATGGTTTCACCCATTTCCGTATTAATGCACCAAAACTCCAATATCTTAACTTTGAAGGTTCTTTTGATGATGTTACTCTCAAGAATATCTCAAACCTTACTGATATTACCATTTCTATGTGTGAACGAAGTTTTGCTGGTGGTGGTTCTAGTAATTTGGTCAAGTTTTTCAGTGACCTGCCTCGAATTCGAAGGCTCACAATTAAGAATTACTTTTTAAAGGTAAAtgattgtttgttttcatgttcaTGTTTTTTAGTTCTAAACACAACCTGATGATTATTAACACCGAAATGCAGCTGTGACTTAGTGTCATCAAATAATATTTGTCAGATTGGTTTTGATAAAATTGTGAATAGATGATCTACTGTTATTGTTAATGTTGATTGTTGTTGGTTTTCTGTTATATATTTAGGTGTTCTTTTATTCAGTTCATGAGCCTTGAAAGATAGAAATCCTTTTAGTTTAGGTGTTCTTTTAGTGTATGTTTTATCATTCCAGTTTCGAAAAATTGGTTGCTAagtagttgattttttttttttccagaatgAATGCTGGGTTTTAAAAAATCTGAGGCCGAGTAATCGATATGAGATGAAATGTGCATTATCTAGGGGATTTATTGTCTAGCAGTAAAATTTTATTGGGCGTTAGGAAGGATACTGAAGATGTTGATTTTGAAAGTTTAGGAAGTTTATCGACCCGCACCAAAAGTTTACTGGGGGTCTGGAATCAGTGTTTATGTTTTTtatctttgttttgtttgtcaTTAAATAATATTTGTCAGTTTGTTTGAGATAAGATTGAAATGCAGCTGTGAGGGAATTTGGATGAATTGAGAATATATGATCTACTGTTATTGTTATTGAACATATTCAATTCAATCTTTGTtaatagcattttttttttcttctccagtATTTGGCTGTTGAATACCTGCCAAGTGTGCTGCCAAATCCATGTTTACATTTGACTTATCTTTCGGTATCCATAGACTTCACTGTTCTGGAGGAGGTTTCAACTACGCTATGTCTTCTGAGAAGCTGCACTACAAGAACTAGAAATTCGGGCAACTAATAATGCTGCACTTCAAGGTCAGGCTATAATCGGAGATGTCGATTTTGAAAGTGGCAGATGGAGTCACCTATATAACCAACTGCGATGTATTAGGATAAATGAGCAACTGCGACGTCTTAGGATAACTCACTTATTTGGTGCCAAAAATGAACTAGATTTCCTTAGATTTCTGCTTTTAGTTTCATCTGTGCTTAAATTAGTGACGGTTAGATCAGGTTGGGAGTGTTGTTGTCAATTAGTTGACAAGTTGGTTCAGTTCGAGCGTGCCTCAGTTGATGTTGAGATTATCAACTTCGATCCATGTTCCTGGACTAAAACCAATAGGATTTGGATGCGTGAACTTCTTTAATTATTATGATGGTCAGTAGATCGACATCGCTTTTCCTTTGTATATTAATCATGTTAATTGAATCTAATGGTAATTTTGCACTCATTATTGATCGTCAATAACAACTCGTCAGTCATTACTTCCCATCAATAAActggaaaatggggattttGCACTCATTATTGATCGTCAATAACAACTAGTCAGTCATTATTGCCCATCAATAAActggaaaatggggattttGCACTCATTATTGACCTCAATAAATATCCTACACTATATAGAGAATATAGCAAAGAACAGGTTGCAGATAAGCAAAGCAGATAGAGGCGTTTTGGTTGACAAGGTTTTGGGATTAGAAAGAGAAATCAAAGAAAGCTTGAAGAACATGAGAAGAACCATGGTGGAGAGGTTTCTTAACCATGACGAGGGCTGGTATTCGAAAGTAGGTTACACTCAGTAATAAATCTACGATCCTTCAGAATGATACTGAAGCTCAGTACATTAAATCTATTGTACCTCAGCATAACAAAAACGATCTAAATAGCCaaaccaattcaaaacaaaatgaaaagacCAAACCAAAATAAGAAAAGGAAACGAAATTTATGTACCCTCAATCTGAGAAGATGCTTGATGACGCCGGTGTGCAAGTGCGGGAAATAGAAAGACGttttattgaccctcaataacaataataaatgTTATGGATCAAGCCTCAGCATTATCTAATTGGTAGCAATTGGTTATTCTAATTGGCCAATTTTTCTCAGCCCAGCCCGAACATGTTATTCTAACTGGCATATGTTTTATTACGATacgtattttttctaaatattaaatatatgtttaccTAAATTACTACAACTTATTATATATTGTGGAGCGATGGAGGGAATGGAGGCACAGCGGTTGAGAAAGTGAGAAAAGTACCCTCAATCTGAGAAGATGCATCCTGACGCCGGTGTTCTCGTGCGGGAAACAAAAAGCAGAATGGTGGCGTTTTATTGACCCTAAATAAAATGAACTACCCTCAATCAATAGGAGAAAATGCCAGATGATGGCGTGTAGTACTTGATCCTAAGTGAAACAAACCTATGAACTTTAATCAATAAGAGAAATTTATTGATTCTTAGTAAAACAAACTTGACTGTCACTTGAGCTGAGCAATTTATAGAACCaagaattatttatttattcattatttttttttagtgagCTTGATATGACTCGGATTTTGATCGACTATATGTTGTTTCATGGATATGGTTCGGCTTCACATAATCATGTAGTACTTGGGCCATTATACTTGATCCAAAGTGAAACAAACCTTCCTCAATGATTGACCTTCAATAAAAACGGCGTCTACTGACCATCAGTAAAACGAAATTTATGTACCCTCAATCAGAGAAGATGCTTGATGACGCCGGTGTGCAAGTGCGGGAAATAGGAAGACGttttattgaccctcaataacaAAATAAATGTTATGGATCATCAGCAAAACATATCTTCCTTGGTTACAGAAAAACTATCCGTAGAAATATTGCAAATAGTCTCTGTTTACAAAATAACTATGCGTAGAATTATTGCGTCTATTGACCATCAGCAAAACGAAATTTATGTACCCTCAATCTGAGAAGATGCATCCTGACGCCGATGTTCTCGTGCGGGAAACAAAAATACGGTTTATTGACCCCCAGTAACATTATATTTTGTGACCCTAAATAAAACGAACTACTCTCAATGAAACACActttattgaccctcaataacaACGAAGTTTAATCAATAAGAGAAAATGCAAGATGGTGGCTCGATAAAAGTGGCTCGAATCGCTTtaccaactaccatggaagggtaggatCGATAAAAGTGTTTAGAATATGTAGGAATTTGTGGTGGTATGTAATGAACAAAAAGGTTAACATATAAAATATACTTTTACAACCTTTCATATTAAACATCAGCCCAATTATCTTGCCAATTTTTCCTTACATTAAACCTCGACCTAGCCACATACTTTGAGTTGTTGGAATCAAAATTTAACCTTGGAATTAAGCCTGCCATTTTCAGGTACATAGAGGTTGGCTTAACAGAATTAAgatgaaaatatataaaaaaacttTCGAATCCATAAGGAAATATGTAACCACCACAATTTCATCTTCTATACTTTTACAAGCTTTCATATTAAACATCAGCCATTATCTTGCCAATTTTTCCTTACATTAAACCTCGACCTAGCCACAAACTTTGAGTTGTTGGGATCAAAATTTAACCTTGGAATTAAGCCTGCAATTTTCAGTTTATGGAAGCCTAAACCCTAAGTCTGCCTTCAGTGAGAAACTTTAAAACCgccatgaatgaagtttttcaTCCCCTACGGGCTATGGCTCAAGTTTAAGGAGACAGAGCTCATCATACAAATCAGGTCAAAGTG
Protein-coding regions in this window:
- the LOC133716310 gene encoding F-box/FBD/LRR-repeat protein At1g13570-like, giving the protein MDRLSNFPDELVDKILCILPIQQAVKTCVLSSTWRYTSNRLSQLVFDWKHNGNWSNPVFVEMVDHVLSNHVGPIYRFKLEHREFLDPSDIDRWIFHVSRNSVKEFILDIFQREPYKIPECLYSCQDITSLTLCGCLLDPPPTFRGFVSLKRIEFYYVSLAQDVFDNMLGYCPLLEVLILQCCDGFTHFRINAPKLQYLNFEGSFDDVTLKNISNLTDITISMCERSFAGGGSSNLVKFFSDLPRIRRLTIKNYFLKVFFYSVHEP